The window ACCCGCAGCCCCAGCTCCCAGCACAGCTCCACCAACTCGTCGGACTCGGCCCCGGGCTGCAGCCACACGTTCTTGAATCCCGCCTCGGCGCACTGGCGGGCCACCTTCTTTCCCTGCGAGGCGGGAATGACGAAGTCGATCACCTCCACCTCTTTGGGCAGCTCCGACACTGACTCGAAG is drawn from Acidobacteriota bacterium and contains these coding sequences:
- a CDS encoding CoA-binding protein — encoded protein: SEDSRKYGHIILNDLRRAGYQVYPVNKKGGEMDGMKVFESVSELPKEVEVIDFVIPASQGKKVARQCAEAGFKNVWLQPGAESDELVELCWELGLRVVHNHCAMVEKSRRSKSVS